Proteins encoded together in one Kutzneria kofuensis window:
- a CDS encoding C1 family peptidase, whose amino-acid sequence MTSPTPRSVARYGWVPDLPDARDHMYAAPRAAVANLPASVDLKAGLPECYDQGQIGSCTANAIAGAFEFSLRKQALADFMPSRLFIYYNERAMEGNIGTDSGAMIRDGMKSVAKQGVCPETEWPYEAIPADANGHFPPGSREATRPSDACYQDALKNRVTTYQRVTTTLDQLRGCLAAGYPFVFGFSVYESFESQQVADTGVVPMPAPSEQLLGGHAVLAVGYDDASKRFLVRNSWGTGWGQNGHFTMPYAYLTERSLSSDFWTIRVVT is encoded by the coding sequence ATGACCAGTCCGACACCGAGGAGCGTGGCCCGCTACGGATGGGTTCCTGACCTTCCCGACGCCAGGGACCACATGTACGCCGCGCCTCGCGCCGCCGTCGCCAACCTGCCCGCCAGCGTCGACCTGAAGGCCGGCCTGCCCGAGTGCTACGACCAGGGCCAGATCGGCAGCTGCACCGCGAACGCCATCGCGGGCGCATTCGAGTTCTCGCTGCGCAAGCAGGCCCTCGCCGATTTCATGCCGTCACGCCTGTTCATCTACTACAACGAGCGGGCGATGGAAGGAAACATCGGCACCGATTCCGGGGCCATGATCCGCGACGGCATGAAGAGCGTCGCCAAGCAGGGCGTCTGCCCGGAGACCGAGTGGCCGTACGAGGCCATCCCGGCCGACGCGAACGGCCACTTCCCGCCGGGCTCGCGGGAGGCCACCAGGCCGTCCGACGCCTGCTACCAGGACGCTCTGAAGAACCGGGTGACGACCTACCAGCGTGTGACGACGACGCTGGACCAGCTGCGCGGCTGCCTGGCCGCGGGCTACCCGTTCGTCTTCGGCTTCAGCGTGTACGAGAGCTTCGAGAGCCAGCAGGTCGCGGACACCGGCGTGGTGCCGATGCCGGCCCCGTCGGAGCAGCTGCTGGGCGGCCACGCGGTGCTGGCCGTCGGCTACGACGACGCCAGCAAGCGCTTCCTGGTCCGCAACTCGTGGGGCACCGGCTGGGGCCAGAACGGCCACTTCACGATGCCGTACGCGTACCTGACCGAGCGCAGCCTGTCCTCGGACTTCTGGACCATCCGCGTCGTGACCTGA
- a CDS encoding DUF4407 domain-containing protein, producing MRRFPKAADLVTGLPVLGRRFGRAARSLTGADEQLLDLVPTERPKYTALGGVVFGTATIAALSMTMALSEVVGGFQLSLLAFGLVWGAFVLNLDRWLVTSSVGTRWHRRVTVLLPRLVLAFFFGVVIAEPLVLRVFEPAIEQYINDQRQQDARNLTSLLLRCNPDPTADAQTRQAAQGADCAHHQLDLQAAPAAMAQELAGYQNQADQLRQDIDATNKEQSARDELARNECAGTPGPGTTGKAGRGRECIEREKEANDYRSTHPTADKQATLAGLNDKITKLRATLDTSQRTYQAARDAAVRQQVDELVAHQGPIGLLERFRALDELTSANLFLTTATWFIRLFFIGVDCLPVLVKLFGGVTTYEELVDMQTVSAKRVFEQKVRTRETAETSRLRGDQIEAEHEFQKRRATAEQNLRLHEAELDLAVDQHVDAAAAKLRQQRGRRQSPPTIWDAPTVRQRVEDTMPIARRPV from the coding sequence GTGCGTAGGTTCCCCAAGGCGGCCGACCTCGTCACCGGCCTACCCGTGCTCGGCCGCCGGTTCGGTCGCGCCGCGCGGTCGCTGACCGGTGCGGACGAGCAGCTACTCGACCTGGTGCCGACCGAGCGACCCAAATACACCGCGCTCGGTGGTGTCGTGTTCGGCACGGCAACCATCGCCGCGCTGTCGATGACCATGGCGCTGAGCGAGGTCGTCGGCGGCTTCCAGCTGTCGCTGCTGGCCTTCGGCCTGGTCTGGGGCGCGTTTGTGCTCAACCTGGACCGGTGGCTGGTGACGAGTTCGGTCGGCACGCGCTGGCACCGACGCGTCACCGTGCTGCTGCCGCGGTTGGTGCTGGCGTTCTTCTTCGGCGTTGTCATCGCGGAACCGTTGGTGCTGCGCGTCTTCGAGCCCGCCATCGAGCAGTACATCAACGACCAGCGGCAGCAGGATGCGCGGAACTTGACCAGCCTGCTGCTGCGGTGCAACCCGGATCCGACCGCCGACGCCCAGACCCGGCAGGCCGCCCAGGGCGCGGACTGTGCGCACCACCAGCTCGACCTGCAGGCCGCGCCGGCGGCCATGGCGCAGGAACTCGCCGGCTACCAGAACCAGGCCGACCAGCTGCGCCAGGACATCGACGCCACGAACAAGGAACAGTCCGCCCGGGACGAGTTGGCACGCAACGAGTGCGCGGGCACGCCGGGGCCCGGTACGACCGGCAAGGCCGGTCGCGGACGCGAGTGCATCGAGCGGGAGAAGGAAGCGAACGACTACCGCTCGACCCACCCGACCGCCGACAAGCAGGCGACTCTCGCCGGGCTGAACGACAAGATCACCAAGCTGCGCGCCACATTGGACACCAGCCAGCGCACCTACCAGGCGGCACGGGACGCCGCCGTGCGCCAGCAGGTCGACGAGCTGGTCGCGCACCAGGGGCCGATCGGCCTGCTGGAGCGGTTCCGCGCGCTGGACGAGCTGACCTCGGCGAACCTTTTCCTGACGACCGCGACCTGGTTCATCCGCCTGTTCTTCATCGGCGTGGACTGCCTGCCGGTGCTGGTGAAGCTGTTCGGCGGCGTCACCACGTACGAGGAGTTGGTGGACATGCAGACCGTCAGCGCGAAGCGGGTGTTCGAACAGAAGGTGCGCACGCGTGAGACGGCGGAGACGAGCCGCCTGCGCGGCGACCAGATCGAAGCCGAGCACGAGTTCCAGAAGCGGCGGGCCACCGCGGAGCAGAACCTGCGGCTGCACGAGGCAGAGCTGGACCTAGCCGTGGACCAGCACGTCGACGCGGCCGCCGCCAAGCTCCGCCAGCAGCGCGGCCGCCGCCAGTCGCCGCCGACCATCTGGGACGCGCCGACGGTGCGCCAGCGCGTCGAGGACACTATGCCCATTGCCCGGCGGCCGGTCTGA
- a CDS encoding Crp/Fnr family transcriptional regulator has translation MDQVLTAGVERKLCSGRPLIREGELEGYAFVLVRGIVKVTAATETGEALLAIRVGGDLVGEMGVLEKAPRSATVTACTPVWTRVVHRNEFLDLMRRSPDFSVEVAAMISWRLRWANRRRLEFAGQPARVRVCRVLDEIVDTYGARHGSTWSLGVPLTQAEIASLAGIALRTAEKELGQLEQDGVVVRRYRATEVADRDALRLIANGGTNPH, from the coding sequence GTGGACCAGGTGCTGACCGCCGGTGTCGAGCGGAAACTGTGCTCGGGACGGCCGTTGATCAGAGAGGGCGAGCTGGAGGGATACGCGTTTGTCCTGGTCCGCGGCATTGTGAAGGTGACGGCGGCGACGGAGACCGGTGAGGCGCTGCTGGCCATCAGGGTCGGCGGCGATCTGGTCGGCGAAATGGGCGTTCTGGAGAAAGCCCCGCGCTCGGCCACGGTGACCGCGTGCACCCCGGTGTGGACCCGAGTGGTGCACCGCAATGAGTTCCTCGACCTCATGCGGCGAAGTCCCGACTTCAGTGTCGAGGTCGCAGCGATGATCAGCTGGCGGCTGCGCTGGGCGAACAGGAGGCGGCTCGAATTCGCAGGTCAGCCCGCGCGGGTCAGGGTTTGTCGGGTGCTCGACGAAATCGTCGACACGTACGGGGCGCGGCACGGCTCGACCTGGAGCCTCGGCGTCCCGCTCACGCAGGCCGAAATCGCCTCCCTCGCCGGAATCGCGTTGCGCACCGCCGAGAAGGAACTGGGCCAGCTCGAACAGGACGGCGTGGTGGTCCGGCGGTACCGGGCAACCGAGGTCGCCGACCGGGACGCGCTCCGCCTTATCGCGAATGGCGGCACAAACCCGCACTGA
- a CDS encoding OmpA family protein, with product MAGYYEHIGLGEEPRRWSTNAKVFAGAMAGLGIVFAVLLLLGPGRVPSSTKMVWIAEKTTRVSAAMPASVRVRAQEIGVSGGGELATWVVGERARLVDTEDLKLTVEGEQVTDKDKVEKALRPRLDKAVAKVGETAVEEQGFALFAALQAAADEERAAGGPVEVWLSTTVFAGSVDPLTISMLTGTDPKQAVDELMKGSLGRLDLDGVRLHPVLMTPVGDGQRALSPASEAWRAVFITDLAERMHATVSEPVHDNTIKAAWPHSASVPVIEGVKPPPPPPTGDLRIDNAAFKPNIAELADPPAAEQVVNTVAAAYRQSLGRYRIEVTGYCARFGDAAGANQTSSDRANAIAAMLRDRGVPDADISARGVGFQDRADPEQDPYSAAQRVVVLRLVKKP from the coding sequence ATGGCGGGGTACTACGAGCACATCGGTTTGGGTGAAGAACCCAGGCGGTGGTCGACCAATGCCAAGGTCTTTGCCGGTGCGATGGCGGGGCTGGGAATTGTTTTTGCGGTGCTGTTGCTTCTGGGGCCGGGGCGGGTGCCGAGTAGTACGAAGATGGTGTGGATCGCGGAGAAGACGACGAGGGTGTCGGCGGCGATGCCGGCGTCGGTTCGAGTACGGGCACAGGAAATCGGGGTCTCGGGCGGCGGGGAATTGGCCACCTGGGTCGTGGGTGAGCGGGCGCGTTTGGTGGACACCGAAGACCTGAAGCTTACGGTGGAAGGGGAGCAGGTCACCGACAAGGACAAGGTCGAAAAGGCGCTTAGACCACGGCTCGACAAAGCGGTGGCGAAAGTGGGCGAAACGGCGGTGGAAGAGCAGGGGTTCGCGCTGTTCGCGGCGCTGCAGGCGGCGGCGGACGAGGAACGAGCGGCCGGCGGACCGGTGGAGGTGTGGCTGTCCACGACGGTGTTCGCGGGATCGGTGGACCCGCTGACTATCAGCATGCTGACTGGGACAGATCCCAAACAGGCCGTGGACGAGCTGATGAAGGGCTCGCTGGGCCGCCTGGACCTGGATGGGGTGCGCCTGCACCCGGTGCTGATGACGCCGGTCGGCGACGGCCAGCGGGCGTTGAGCCCGGCTTCTGAGGCATGGCGCGCGGTCTTCATCACCGATTTGGCCGAACGCATGCACGCCACGGTGAGCGAACCGGTGCACGACAACACGATCAAGGCCGCCTGGCCGCACTCCGCGTCAGTCCCGGTAATCGAGGGAGTCAAGCCGCCGCCACCGCCGCCAACCGGGGACTTGCGCATCGACAACGCGGCGTTCAAGCCCAATATCGCGGAACTGGCCGACCCGCCAGCGGCCGAGCAGGTAGTGAACACGGTAGCGGCGGCATACCGGCAGAGCCTCGGCCGGTATCGGATCGAAGTCACGGGATATTGCGCACGCTTCGGTGATGCCGCCGGAGCGAACCAGACCTCGTCCGACCGTGCTAATGCTATTGCGGCGATGCTGCGGGACCGGGGCGTGCCTGACGCGGATATCAGTGCGCGGGGAGTTGGCTTTCAAGACCGCGCCGATCCCGAACAGGACCCGTACTCGGCGGCGCAGCGTGTGGTCGTGCTCCGGCTTGTCAAAAAACCCTGA
- a CDS encoding glycoside hydrolase family 88 protein translates to MTLSRRTLIAGAAVAAGGALVANPAASAADASSNGIGNLRKAMDYAVAKLRAVAPTVTAFPTGTKFEKYTYAADGGWVGGFWPGQLWMAYLYTNDDFFRQLAESWALKLAPRETKNTDHDLGFLFTPSWVTAYRLTGDTSWRDGALVAAGELIKRFNEKGQFIRAWGALGTPDNAGRMIIDTMMNLDLLCWATKVTGDSKYQDIAVAHATTAQKYMVRPDNTTCHVFDFNPDTGAAIGQNTVQGYSATSCWSRGQSWAVYGFARMYLRTGNRAFLDTSRRLADWTIQHITDDYIPVWDYRSPLAPYDVKDSSAATVNAAGMLDLAKLTGNPRYEAAALRFLDALGRTCLTTKSARADAILSRGTRNRPAEDGVEIGLPYADYYMMEAILRVLRPDRAKLALDI, encoded by the coding sequence ATGACCCTGTCACGTCGGACCCTGATCGCCGGCGCCGCAGTCGCCGCTGGAGGAGCCTTGGTAGCCAACCCCGCCGCTTCCGCCGCCGACGCCTCGTCCAACGGGATCGGCAATCTGCGCAAGGCCATGGACTACGCCGTGGCCAAGCTGCGGGCGGTCGCGCCCACAGTGACGGCGTTCCCGACCGGGACCAAGTTCGAGAAGTACACCTACGCCGCGGACGGCGGCTGGGTCGGCGGCTTCTGGCCCGGTCAGCTGTGGATGGCCTACCTCTACACCAACGACGACTTCTTCCGGCAGCTGGCGGAGTCGTGGGCGTTGAAGCTGGCGCCCAGGGAAACCAAGAACACCGACCACGACCTGGGCTTCCTGTTCACGCCGTCGTGGGTCACCGCGTACCGGCTGACCGGCGACACGTCCTGGCGGGACGGCGCGCTGGTCGCGGCCGGCGAGCTGATCAAGCGCTTCAACGAGAAGGGCCAGTTCATCCGGGCCTGGGGCGCGCTGGGCACGCCCGACAACGCCGGCCGGATGATCATCGACACGATGATGAACCTGGACCTGCTGTGCTGGGCCACCAAGGTCACCGGCGACAGCAAGTACCAGGACATCGCCGTCGCGCACGCGACCACCGCGCAGAAGTACATGGTGCGGCCGGACAACACCACCTGCCACGTGTTCGACTTCAACCCCGACACCGGCGCGGCGATCGGGCAGAACACCGTGCAGGGCTACAGCGCCACGTCGTGCTGGTCACGCGGGCAGTCGTGGGCGGTGTACGGCTTCGCGCGGATGTACCTCCGCACCGGCAACCGGGCGTTCCTCGACACCTCACGTCGGTTGGCGGACTGGACCATCCAGCACATCACCGACGACTACATCCCGGTGTGGGACTACCGGTCGCCGCTGGCGCCGTACGACGTCAAGGACTCGTCCGCGGCGACGGTCAACGCCGCCGGCATGCTCGACCTGGCCAAGCTCACCGGCAACCCGCGCTACGAAGCCGCCGCGCTGCGGTTCCTCGACGCGCTCGGCCGGACGTGTCTCACCACCAAGTCCGCACGGGCGGACGCCATTCTGTCGCGCGGCACCCGGAACCGGCCCGCCGAGGACGGCGTCGAGATCGGCCTGCCGTACGCGGACTACTACATGATGGAGGCGATCCTGCGCGTGCTGCGGCCCGACCGGGCCAAGCTCGCGCTGGACATCTGA
- a CDS encoding L-lactate permease, with protein MFRQTLDPAGSLTLSALLALIPLIAVLVLLGGLRWKAHWAGIAALVISIVIAVAGFGMPVGQTLDAGLFGIANSVLLVLWITFNAIWVYNLTVHSGHFEVLRRAFSSVSDDPRVQAIVIAFSFGALLEALAGGGSPVAICSVMLIALGVNPLKAAALTLVADTAPVAFGGLGNPITALGPISGLPVDQFGAMAGRQVCFLAAIVPFVLLYICDGRKGVKEAWPAALVAGVSFGLTQFLVSSYLSYQLCDILAAIVSAGAVLLLVRVWQPATATVTTGRGGGGGGGGVATVTGGEEVRDSRADVIKAFTPYAIIVVVFSLAQIAPIKKALNAIVWKFAWPGLSVQNAAGKKVDTSYTLNFFGATGTLLLVSGLLSLIVLKIGIGTAVKIYGRTVRQFGWAIIAILAVFALSYVMNLSGQITTLGSWLAGTGAFFAFLSPVVGWFGVTITGTDVGSNTLLGGSQFAAAHQLGASPILFGAANSSGGVMAKMISPQNLAIGTAAVGLVGKEGELFRRVFGWSIGLLLVLCVLVYLQSTPVLGWMVP; from the coding sequence GTGTTCAGACAGACCCTCGACCCGGCAGGCTCGCTCACGCTGTCGGCGTTGCTGGCGCTGATACCCCTGATCGCGGTGCTCGTGCTGCTCGGCGGGCTGCGCTGGAAGGCGCACTGGGCCGGCATCGCGGCGCTGGTGATCTCCATCGTGATCGCCGTCGCCGGCTTCGGCATGCCGGTCGGCCAGACGCTGGACGCGGGCCTCTTCGGTATCGCGAACAGCGTGCTGCTGGTCCTGTGGATCACGTTCAACGCGATCTGGGTCTACAACCTGACCGTGCACAGCGGGCACTTCGAGGTGCTGCGCAGGGCGTTCAGCTCGGTCAGCGACGATCCGCGCGTGCAGGCCATCGTGATCGCCTTCTCCTTCGGCGCGCTGCTCGAGGCGCTCGCCGGCGGCGGCAGCCCGGTGGCCATCTGCTCGGTGATGCTGATCGCGCTCGGCGTCAATCCGCTCAAGGCGGCCGCGCTGACGCTGGTCGCCGACACCGCGCCCGTCGCGTTCGGCGGCCTCGGCAACCCCATCACCGCGCTCGGGCCGATCAGCGGCCTGCCGGTCGACCAGTTCGGCGCGATGGCCGGGCGGCAGGTGTGCTTCCTGGCCGCGATCGTGCCGTTCGTGCTGCTGTACATCTGCGACGGGCGCAAGGGCGTCAAGGAAGCATGGCCGGCCGCGCTCGTCGCGGGCGTGAGCTTCGGCCTCACCCAGTTCCTGGTGTCCAGCTACCTCTCGTACCAGCTGTGCGACATCCTGGCCGCGATCGTCTCGGCCGGCGCCGTGCTGCTGCTGGTCCGGGTCTGGCAGCCGGCGACCGCGACCGTGACCACCGGCCGGGGTGGCGGCGGTGGCGGCGGTGGCGTCGCGACGGTGACCGGCGGTGAGGAGGTCCGGGACAGCCGGGCGGACGTGATCAAGGCCTTCACCCCGTACGCGATCATCGTGGTGGTCTTCTCGCTGGCCCAGATCGCGCCGATCAAGAAGGCGCTCAACGCGATCGTGTGGAAGTTCGCCTGGCCGGGCCTGAGCGTCCAGAACGCCGCCGGCAAGAAGGTGGACACCAGCTACACGCTCAACTTCTTCGGCGCCACCGGCACCCTGCTGCTCGTCTCCGGCCTGCTGTCGCTGATCGTGCTGAAGATCGGCATCGGCACCGCGGTGAAGATCTACGGGCGGACCGTGCGGCAGTTCGGCTGGGCGATCATCGCCATCCTCGCCGTGTTCGCGCTGTCGTACGTGATGAACCTGTCCGGGCAGATCACCACGCTCGGCTCGTGGCTGGCCGGCACCGGCGCGTTCTTCGCGTTCCTCTCGCCCGTCGTCGGCTGGTTCGGCGTCACCATCACCGGCACCGACGTCGGCTCCAACACCCTGCTCGGCGGCTCCCAGTTCGCCGCCGCGCACCAGCTGGGCGCGTCGCCGATCCTGTTCGGCGCCGCCAACAGTTCCGGCGGCGTCATGGCCAAGATGATCTCGCCGCAGAACCTCGCCATCGGGACCGCCGCGGTCGGCCTGGTGGGCAAGGAGGGCGAACTGTTCCGCCGCGTCTTCGGCTGGAGCATCGGCCTGCTGCTGGTCCTGTGCGTGCTCGTCTACCTGCAGTCCACCCCCGTGCTCGGATGGATGGTGCCCTGA
- the kduI gene encoding 5-dehydro-4-deoxy-D-glucuronate isomerase, protein MEVRHHTNPAQLRGFDTAQLRENYLVEDLFRTGEVRTVLTHADRVVLGGAAPVPGQPLALPNPEQLRSTSFLERREMAVVVVSGAGSVVVDGDKHELGHRDCLYIGRGAVDVQFHAGDTETHFYLFSATSHASYPTAVARFDEVEFAQLGEQAGANVRELRKYIHADGIKSSQIVVGVTKLADGSVWNTMPPHTHDRRTECYLYFDLPAEDRIVHLCGEPQETRNIIVANEQAVVSPSWSIHSGAGTHSYAFVWAMAGENQAFTDMDQVAVTELR, encoded by the coding sequence ATGGAGGTCAGGCACCACACCAACCCCGCCCAGCTGCGCGGCTTCGACACCGCCCAGCTGCGGGAGAACTACCTGGTGGAGGACCTGTTCCGGACCGGTGAGGTGCGCACTGTCCTCACCCACGCGGACCGGGTCGTGCTCGGCGGCGCGGCGCCGGTGCCCGGTCAGCCGCTGGCGCTGCCCAACCCGGAGCAGCTGCGTTCGACGTCGTTCCTGGAGCGCCGCGAGATGGCCGTGGTCGTGGTCAGCGGCGCCGGCAGCGTCGTGGTCGACGGCGACAAGCACGAGCTCGGCCACCGCGACTGCCTGTACATCGGCCGGGGCGCGGTGGACGTGCAGTTCCACGCCGGCGACACGGAGACGCACTTCTACCTGTTCTCCGCGACCTCGCACGCCAGCTACCCGACCGCGGTGGCCCGCTTCGACGAGGTCGAGTTCGCCCAGCTCGGCGAGCAGGCAGGCGCCAACGTGCGGGAGCTGCGCAAGTACATCCACGCGGACGGCATCAAGTCCAGCCAGATCGTGGTCGGCGTGACCAAGCTGGCCGACGGCAGCGTGTGGAACACGATGCCGCCGCACACCCACGACCGCCGCACCGAGTGCTACCTGTACTTCGACCTGCCGGCCGAGGACCGCATCGTGCACCTGTGCGGCGAGCCGCAGGAGACCCGCAACATCATCGTGGCCAACGAGCAGGCCGTGGTGTCGCCGAGCTGGTCCATCCACAGCGGCGCCGGCACGCACTCGTACGCCTTCGTGTGGGCGATGGCCGGCGAGAACCAGGCGTTCACCGACATGGACCAGGTCGCCGTGACGGAGCTGCGCTGA
- the kduD gene encoding 2-dehydro-3-deoxy-D-gluconate 5-dehydrogenase KduD: protein MFSLKGKTALVTGARTGIGKAIAVGLAQAGADLVLLGHSPDFAEVTAEAEAAGAAVETMIVDLADPAAVEPALAELLARREVDVLVNNAGIIHRQPATDVSLGDWRRVQAVNLDSVFALSQAVGRQMTARGSGKIITIASLLSFQGGINVSGYTTSKHAVAGLTKALANEWAPHGVQVNAIAPGYIATNNTEALRADPDREPAIRGRIPAGRWGTPEDLVGAAVFLASPASDYVNGHVLVVDGGWMSR from the coding sequence ATGTTCTCGCTCAAGGGCAAGACCGCCCTGGTCACCGGGGCCCGCACCGGCATCGGCAAGGCGATCGCGGTCGGCCTGGCGCAGGCCGGCGCCGATCTCGTGCTGCTCGGGCACAGCCCCGACTTCGCCGAGGTCACGGCCGAGGCGGAGGCCGCGGGCGCGGCCGTCGAGACGATGATCGTCGACCTCGCGGACCCGGCGGCGGTCGAGCCCGCTCTGGCTGAGCTGCTGGCCCGGCGCGAGGTGGACGTGCTGGTCAACAACGCCGGCATCATCCACCGGCAGCCGGCGACGGACGTTTCGCTGGGCGACTGGCGGCGGGTGCAGGCGGTGAACCTGGACTCGGTGTTCGCGCTCAGCCAGGCCGTCGGCCGGCAGATGACCGCCCGCGGCTCCGGCAAGATCATCACGATCGCGTCGCTGCTGAGCTTCCAGGGCGGCATCAACGTCAGCGGATACACCACCAGCAAGCACGCGGTGGCCGGCCTGACCAAGGCGCTGGCCAACGAATGGGCGCCGCACGGCGTGCAGGTCAACGCCATCGCCCCTGGTTACATCGCGACCAACAACACCGAGGCGCTGCGGGCGGACCCGGACCGCGAGCCGGCGATCCGCGGCCGCATCCCGGCCGGCCGCTGGGGCACGCCCGAGGACCTGGTCGGCGCGGCGGTGTTCCTCGCGTCGCCCGCGTCGGACTACGTCAACGGTCACGTGCTGGTCGTCGACGGCGGGTGGATGTCGCGTTGA
- a CDS encoding IclR family transcriptional regulator, whose amino-acid sequence MTEGAVEKALVVLAALAQHSRISELTRVTGFPKSTVHRLLRTLVDTGFAVATADGDYRIGPKVLVLAGNVLQPVDSVERARPVLERLQASTGCAVHFAMLLGDELVYVDKVEGGKPYRMASRIGGRLLLHCTAIGKAVLSTRDMGGLELVARTPGTITDPQRLRAQLDRVRSCGFALDEQENEPGVRCVGAAVRNHNGTVVGGLSVSTLALEHTLPELIALGPRVVAAARDVSRALGYTH is encoded by the coding sequence TTGACCGAGGGCGCGGTCGAGAAGGCTCTCGTCGTGCTGGCGGCTCTCGCGCAGCACTCCCGGATCAGCGAGCTGACCCGGGTGACCGGCTTCCCGAAGTCGACCGTGCACCGGCTGCTGCGCACGCTGGTGGACACCGGCTTCGCGGTGGCCACCGCGGACGGTGACTACCGCATCGGCCCGAAGGTGTTGGTGCTGGCCGGGAACGTGCTGCAGCCGGTGGACTCCGTCGAGCGGGCGCGCCCGGTGCTGGAGCGGTTGCAGGCCAGCACCGGGTGCGCCGTGCACTTCGCGATGCTGCTCGGCGACGAGCTCGTCTACGTGGACAAGGTGGAGGGCGGCAAGCCGTATCGGATGGCGTCCCGCATCGGCGGTCGATTGCTGTTGCACTGCACGGCGATCGGCAAGGCCGTGCTGTCCACAAGGGACATGGGCGGCCTGGAGCTGGTGGCCCGCACGCCCGGCACGATCACCGATCCGCAGCGGTTGCGGGCGCAGCTGGACCGGGTCCGCAGCTGCGGGTTTGCCTTGGACGAGCAGGAGAACGAGCCCGGGGTGCGCTGCGTCGGCGCCGCCGTGCGCAATCACAACGGGACCGTGGTCGGTGGGCTCAGCGTGTCGACGCTGGCGCTGGAACACACGCTGCCGGAGCTGATCGCGCTGGGGCCTCGGGTGGTGGCCGCCGCCCGTGACGTCTCCCGCGCGCTGGGGTACACGCATTAG
- a CDS encoding DNA glycosylase AlkZ-like family protein: MAVHELSRTDARRIAVRAQLLGKSRPADLHDVVRGLTLLQVDATAAVAPSADLVVWSRLGSAYSPSELADALAKRSLVDLRQMIRPAEDIALYRAEMAVWPGENASDWRKYQHKWLRANEICRQNILNRLDAEGPLPARAFEDTCVEPWKSSGWTNNRNVTQMLEFMVLAGEVAVSGYENGGRVWDLAERIYPDQPAVPLAEALRLRNEKRLRALGIARAKGPECPVEPVDVGEAGEPAVIEGVRGQWRVDPAQLGQPFAGRTALLPPLDRLIHDRKRMTEIFQFEYQVEMYKPAAKRRWGYYALPILYGDELVGKVDAIADRKAGVLRLNAVHEDEPFTKAMTAAVRREIRDLARWLEMDLVEKD; this comes from the coding sequence ATGGCAGTCCACGAGCTGTCCCGGACCGACGCGCGGCGCATCGCCGTGCGCGCACAGCTGCTGGGCAAATCCCGGCCGGCCGATCTGCACGACGTCGTGCGCGGGCTGACGTTGCTGCAGGTCGATGCGACCGCCGCGGTCGCGCCCAGCGCGGATCTGGTGGTGTGGAGCCGGCTCGGCTCCGCGTACTCGCCGTCGGAGCTGGCCGACGCGTTGGCCAAGCGGTCCCTCGTGGACCTGCGGCAGATGATCCGGCCGGCCGAGGACATCGCCCTCTACCGCGCCGAGATGGCGGTGTGGCCCGGCGAAAACGCCTCCGACTGGCGCAAGTACCAGCACAAGTGGTTGCGTGCCAACGAGATCTGCCGGCAGAACATCCTCAACCGGCTGGACGCCGAGGGGCCGCTGCCGGCCCGCGCGTTCGAGGACACGTGCGTGGAGCCGTGGAAGTCGAGCGGCTGGACGAACAACCGCAACGTCACGCAGATGCTGGAGTTCATGGTCCTCGCCGGCGAGGTCGCCGTGTCCGGCTACGAGAACGGCGGCCGGGTGTGGGATCTGGCCGAGCGCATCTACCCCGACCAGCCGGCCGTGCCGCTGGCCGAGGCCCTGCGGCTACGCAACGAGAAGCGGCTGCGCGCGCTCGGCATCGCCCGCGCGAAGGGCCCGGAGTGCCCGGTGGAGCCGGTCGACGTGGGCGAGGCCGGCGAACCGGCCGTCATCGAGGGCGTTCGCGGTCAGTGGCGGGTCGATCCGGCCCAGCTCGGGCAGCCGTTCGCCGGCCGGACCGCGCTGCTGCCGCCGCTGGACCGGCTGATCCACGACCGCAAGCGAATGACCGAGATCTTCCAGTTCGAGTACCAGGTGGAGATGTACAAGCCGGCGGCCAAGCGCCGGTGGGGCTACTACGCGCTGCCGATCCTGTACGGCGACGAGTTGGTCGGCAAGGTCGACGCCATCGCCGACCGCAAGGCGGGCGTGCTGCGGCTCAACGCCGTCCACGAGGACGAGCCGTTCACCAAGGCGATGACGGCGGCCGTGCGGCGGGAGATCAGGGATCTGGCCAGGTGGCTGGAGATGGACCTAGTCGAGAAGGACTGA